A window of Rhodococcus sp. SGAir0479 contains these coding sequences:
- the ettA gene encoding energy-dependent translational throttle protein EttA, translated as MAEFIYTMKKVRKAHGDKVILDDVTMSFYPGAKIGVVGPNGAGKSSILKIMAGLDQPSNGEAFLDPEATVGILLQEPPLNEEKTVKQNVEEGLGDIKIKLDRFNEIAELMATDYSDELMDEMGKLQEELDHADAWDLDSQLEQAMDALRCPPADEPVTHLSGGERRRVALCKLLLSKPDLLLLDEPTNHLDAESVLWLEQFLASYPGAVLAVTHDRYFLDHVAQWICEVDRGKLHPYEGNYSTYLEKKAERLEVQGKKDQKLQKRLKEELAWVRSGAKARQTKNKARLDRYEEMAAEAEKHRKLDFEEIQIPTPPRLGNVVVEVEHLDKGFDGRVLIKDLSFTLPRNGIVGVIGPNGVGKTTLFKTIVGLEEPDSGTVKVGDTVKLSYVDQTRANIDPKKTVWEVVSGGNDYIEVGQNEMPSRAYVSAFGFKGPDQQKPSEVLSGGERNRLNLALTLKEGGNLILLDEPTNDLDVETLSSLENALQDFPGCAVVISHDRWFLDRTCTHILAWEGNIEEGKWFWFEGNFEAYEANKVDRLGADAARPHRVTHRKLTRD; from the coding sequence GTGGCTGAGTTCATTTACACGATGAAAAAGGTGCGCAAGGCGCATGGCGACAAGGTCATTCTCGACGACGTCACCATGAGCTTCTACCCGGGCGCCAAGATCGGTGTGGTGGGCCCGAACGGCGCAGGTAAGTCGAGCATCCTGAAGATCATGGCCGGGCTGGACCAGCCGTCGAACGGCGAGGCGTTCCTCGACCCCGAGGCGACCGTCGGCATCCTGCTGCAGGAGCCGCCGCTCAACGAGGAGAAGACGGTCAAGCAGAACGTCGAGGAGGGCCTCGGCGACATCAAGATCAAGCTCGACCGGTTCAACGAGATCGCCGAGCTGATGGCGACCGACTACTCGGACGAGTTGATGGACGAGATGGGCAAGCTCCAGGAGGAGCTCGACCATGCCGACGCCTGGGATCTCGACTCCCAGCTCGAGCAGGCCATGGACGCGCTGCGCTGCCCGCCGGCCGACGAGCCGGTCACCCACCTGTCCGGTGGTGAGCGCCGCCGCGTCGCGCTGTGCAAGCTGCTGCTGAGCAAGCCCGACCTGCTGCTGCTCGACGAGCCCACCAACCACCTCGACGCCGAGTCGGTGCTGTGGCTCGAGCAGTTCCTGGCGAGCTACCCGGGCGCCGTCCTCGCGGTCACCCACGACCGCTACTTCCTCGATCACGTCGCGCAGTGGATCTGCGAGGTCGACCGCGGCAAGCTGCACCCGTACGAGGGCAACTACTCGACGTACCTGGAGAAGAAGGCCGAGCGGCTCGAGGTCCAGGGCAAGAAGGACCAGAAGCTGCAGAAGCGCCTCAAGGAGGAGCTCGCCTGGGTGCGGTCCGGTGCCAAGGCCCGCCAGACCAAGAACAAGGCCCGTCTGGACCGCTACGAGGAGATGGCAGCGGAGGCCGAGAAGCACCGCAAGCTGGACTTCGAGGAGATCCAGATCCCGACGCCGCCGCGCCTGGGCAACGTCGTGGTCGAGGTCGAGCACCTCGACAAGGGCTTCGACGGCCGCGTGCTGATCAAGGACCTGTCCTTCACGCTGCCGCGCAACGGCATCGTCGGTGTCATCGGCCCCAACGGCGTGGGTAAGACCACGCTGTTCAAGACCATCGTCGGGCTCGAGGAGCCGGATTCGGGCACCGTCAAGGTCGGCGACACGGTCAAGCTCAGCTACGTCGACCAGACCCGCGCCAACATCGACCCCAAGAAGACGGTGTGGGAGGTCGTCTCGGGCGGCAACGACTACATCGAGGTGGGCCAGAACGAGATGCCCTCGCGCGCGTACGTCAGCGCGTTCGGCTTCAAGGGTCCGGACCAGCAGAAGCCGTCGGAGGTCCTCTCCGGTGGTGAGCGCAACCGCCTCAACCTGGCGCTGACCCTCAAGGAGGGCGGCAACCTGATCCTGCTCGACGAACCGACCAACGACCTCGACGTCGAGACGCTCAGCTCGCTCGAGAACGCGCTCCAGGACTTCCCCGGTTGCGCCGTCGTGATCTCCCACGACCGCTGGTTCCTCGACCGCACCTGTACCCACATCCTGGCGTGGGAGGGCAACATCGAGGAAGGCAAGTGGTTCTGGTTCGAGGGCAACTTCGAGGCGTACGAGGCCAACAAGGTCGACCGCCTCGGTGCCGACGCCGCGCGCCCGCACCGAGTCACCCACCGGAAGCTGACCCGGGACTGA
- a CDS encoding TetR/AcrR family transcriptional regulator, translating to MRSRKKILDATLGLIGSAGFAGVNIAAVAAAAGVTRQTVYSIFGTREDLVSQAVAGLLAQVLGDIRARVDTASSPVEYIVELVVAGRAAIRDVPVLGALLHAGQGNPLFDPGMIARAKPVAHELLSPIVELEPALESRLDDIVEIALRLGMSVVIFDDEAVHTDDDLRRFLTRWLRPALTGSAPDHAGS from the coding sequence GTGCGGTCGCGGAAGAAGATCTTGGACGCCACGCTCGGGCTCATCGGGAGCGCCGGGTTCGCCGGCGTCAACATCGCCGCCGTGGCGGCCGCCGCGGGCGTGACCCGGCAGACCGTCTACTCCATCTTCGGCACCCGCGAGGACCTCGTCTCGCAGGCGGTCGCCGGGCTTCTCGCCCAGGTCCTCGGCGACATCCGCGCCCGCGTCGACACCGCGTCGTCGCCCGTGGAGTACATCGTCGAACTCGTCGTCGCCGGGCGCGCCGCCATCCGGGACGTGCCCGTGCTCGGCGCCCTGCTCCACGCCGGGCAGGGCAATCCGCTGTTCGACCCCGGCATGATCGCGCGCGCCAAACCGGTTGCCCACGAACTGCTCTCACCGATCGTCGAACTGGAGCCCGCCCTGGAGAGCCGGTTGGACGACATCGTCGAGATCGCCTTGCGGCTCGGCATGTCCGTCGTGATCTTCGACGACGAGGCGGTCCACACCGACGACGACCTGCGCCGGTTCCTCACCCGCTGGTTGCGTCCGGCGCTCACCGGGAGCGCGCCCGACCACGCGGGTTCTTGA
- a CDS encoding GMC oxidoreductase: MPEITRRSFLTAAATAGVALAASGTARAAGVAARVARVPVTREEHRVIVVGSGFGGGVAALRLAEAGVPTLVLERGIRWPTGPNATTFPSPTAPDKRALWYRSAPQLFGRPVVVEPFTGLVEAVVGDNITALCAAGLGGGSLIYQGMSLQPSEAVFTTHFPTGLDWTEMDRIHYPRVARMLGLAVAPDELVDSPTYLAPRTFAQHVRRAGLPLSKIPMPIDWNYALDELRGLMKPAYITGEGALGVNNGGKHSVDVTYLAAAEATGTVTVQTLHEVTDVERAPDGRWTVYVNRIDTAGRVVENKVLTTNALVMAAGSLGTTRLLVRAAAQGRIPDLPDGLGGGWGTNADRIYVWTDPATAFGETQGGPVVYGSLNWDDPRSAHTVIQASIPSLSVDVRSTMLVGYGVSDGRGSVVYDPSVHDTVLRWPREGDRAIQNGHIDPTVRAIAGPSSILTDTNALVPSTWHPLGGACMGTVCDLEGRVVGQRGLYVLDGALMPGNTAACNPSMTIAAVAERALDRIVTQDVGTVI, encoded by the coding sequence GTGCCCGAGATCACGAGAAGGTCGTTCCTGACGGCCGCCGCCACCGCGGGGGTGGCGCTGGCCGCGTCCGGAACAGCCCGCGCCGCGGGCGTCGCGGCGCGCGTCGCCCGGGTCCCGGTCACCCGCGAGGAACATCGCGTGATCGTGGTCGGGTCGGGATTCGGCGGCGGCGTGGCCGCGCTCCGGCTCGCGGAGGCCGGCGTCCCGACGCTCGTGCTCGAGCGCGGAATCCGCTGGCCCACAGGACCGAACGCCACCACCTTCCCCAGCCCGACGGCGCCCGACAAGCGTGCTCTCTGGTACCGGTCGGCGCCGCAGCTGTTCGGGCGCCCGGTGGTCGTCGAGCCGTTCACCGGCCTGGTCGAAGCGGTGGTCGGGGACAACATCACGGCCCTGTGCGCCGCCGGACTCGGCGGCGGATCGCTGATCTACCAGGGAATGTCGCTGCAGCCGTCGGAGGCCGTCTTCACGACGCACTTCCCCACCGGCTTGGACTGGACCGAGATGGATCGCATCCACTATCCGCGCGTCGCCCGCATGCTGGGGCTCGCGGTCGCCCCCGACGAACTCGTCGACAGCCCCACCTATCTGGCCCCGCGGACGTTCGCGCAACACGTCCGGCGCGCCGGGCTGCCGCTGTCGAAGATCCCGATGCCGATCGACTGGAACTACGCGCTCGACGAGCTCCGCGGCCTGATGAAGCCGGCGTACATCACCGGCGAGGGAGCACTCGGCGTCAACAACGGCGGCAAGCACTCCGTCGACGTCACCTACCTCGCGGCCGCCGAGGCGACCGGCACGGTCACTGTGCAGACGCTGCACGAGGTCACCGACGTGGAGCGGGCGCCGGACGGCCGCTGGACGGTGTACGTGAACCGGATCGACACCGCAGGGCGGGTCGTCGAGAACAAGGTCCTCACGACGAACGCGCTCGTCATGGCCGCGGGCAGCCTGGGCACCACCAGGCTGCTGGTGCGCGCCGCGGCGCAGGGCCGCATCCCCGACCTGCCCGACGGGCTCGGCGGCGGCTGGGGTACCAACGCCGACCGGATCTACGTGTGGACCGACCCCGCCACCGCCTTCGGCGAGACGCAGGGCGGGCCGGTCGTCTACGGCAGCCTCAACTGGGACGATCCCCGCTCGGCGCACACCGTCATCCAGGCCTCGATCCCGTCCCTGTCCGTGGATGTCCGCAGCACCATGCTCGTCGGCTACGGCGTGAGCGACGGGCGGGGCAGCGTCGTGTACGACCCGTCGGTGCACGACACGGTGCTCCGGTGGCCCCGCGAGGGCGACCGGGCCATCCAGAACGGCCACATCGACCCGACGGTCCGGGCGATCGCCGGGCCGTCGAGCATCCTCACCGACACCAACGCCCTCGTCCCGTCGACGTGGCACCCGCTGGGCGGTGCGTGCATGGGGACGGTCTGCGATCTCGAGGGCCGCGTCGTCGGGCAGCGCGGACTGTACGTGCTCGACGGCGCCCTCATGCCCGGCAACACCGCCGCATGCAACCCGTCGATGACGATCGCCGCCGTCGCCGAACGCGCACTCGACCGCATCGTGACGCAGGACGTGGGCACCGTCATCTGA
- a CDS encoding lipase family protein yields MKNSRPSRRPTRAAVAAVLSWVTGALVLTAAPAVADTDFYTPPVDLPAAAGAVVRAEPLPLFATIPEADGTWPAAAQLVMYTSRLQDGTPTAVTGTFIDSTHPWRGDGPRPTVIIAPGTSGQGDRCAMSRAFSTGVIAGTDPLFVSANQEAPSAALWSSLGARVFVTDYIGLGTPGVHTYVNRVEQAHAVLDAARAANQLSGSGPGTPLAFWGYSQGGGATAAATELAPTYAPELNIAGAWAGGPTADLEQVLGQIDGNLIGGAIGFAVNGFVARYPELESTLEQRMTPEGRAVLDTIGSECIADVIVEQPFLQTRDYTRDGASLLDNLRTVPEAMRVLDDQRIGRIAPQVPVLVTSGRNDDTVPYAQARQLAVDWCERGADVTFRTNELPPILPGTTFGNHFGPQIQDAYVDGAPVRFLLDRFDGVPVAPGCSLA; encoded by the coding sequence ATGAAGAACTCTCGACCGTCTCGTCGTCCCACCCGAGCTGCTGTCGCGGCAGTACTGAGCTGGGTGACCGGCGCACTCGTCCTCACCGCGGCTCCGGCTGTGGCCGACACCGACTTCTACACGCCGCCGGTCGACTTGCCGGCCGCCGCGGGTGCGGTGGTCCGGGCCGAGCCGTTGCCGCTGTTCGCGACGATTCCCGAGGCGGACGGGACGTGGCCGGCCGCAGCGCAACTGGTCATGTACACCTCCCGTCTGCAGGACGGCACGCCGACGGCGGTCACCGGCACCTTCATCGACAGCACCCACCCGTGGCGCGGTGACGGTCCGCGCCCCACGGTGATCATCGCGCCCGGCACGTCCGGCCAGGGTGACCGGTGCGCGATGTCCCGTGCCTTCTCCACGGGCGTGATCGCAGGTACCGATCCCCTGTTCGTGTCGGCGAATCAGGAGGCGCCGTCGGCGGCGCTGTGGTCGTCGTTGGGGGCGCGGGTCTTCGTCACCGACTACATCGGACTCGGTACGCCCGGCGTCCACACCTACGTCAACCGTGTGGAGCAGGCCCACGCCGTGCTCGACGCGGCCCGAGCGGCGAACCAGCTCAGCGGCAGCGGGCCCGGGACCCCGCTCGCGTTCTGGGGATACTCGCAAGGAGGCGGGGCCACGGCGGCGGCCACCGAACTGGCACCCACCTACGCTCCCGAGCTGAACATCGCGGGCGCGTGGGCCGGTGGGCCGACCGCCGACCTCGAGCAGGTGCTCGGGCAGATCGACGGCAACCTCATCGGCGGTGCGATCGGGTTCGCCGTCAACGGTTTCGTCGCCCGGTACCCGGAGCTGGAATCGACGCTCGAGCAGCGGATGACACCCGAGGGCCGCGCGGTCCTCGACACCATCGGCAGCGAGTGCATCGCCGACGTCATCGTCGAGCAGCCGTTCCTGCAGACGCGGGACTACACGCGCGACGGGGCGTCGCTGCTCGACAACCTCCGCACCGTCCCGGAGGCGATGCGGGTGCTCGACGACCAGCGCATCGGCAGGATCGCGCCGCAGGTTCCCGTGCTCGTCACCAGCGGCCGAAACGACGACACGGTGCCGTACGCGCAGGCCCGGCAGTTGGCCGTGGACTGGTGCGAGCGCGGCGCCGACGTCACCTTCCGCACCAACGAACTACCGCCGATCCTGCCGGGCACCACGTTCGGCAACCATTTCGGCCCGCAGATCCAGGATGCGTACGTCGACGGCGCGCCGGTCCGGTTCCTGCTCGACAGGTTCGACGGCGTCCCCGTCGCCCCCGGCTGCAGCCTGGCGTGA
- a CDS encoding alpha/beta hydrolase family protein: protein MRRTTVGMWGRATAVMTALALTVLVPATASAGAAPADAAGAVQSVEALPPELGLPGTARQYRVTYSTRDAAGRPASSTGVVFVPQGTPPEGGWPVVSWAHGTVGLGDACAPSANARSVRDANYLGHWLSQGYAIVATDYIGLGTPGVHPYLEGASEATAVIDMVRAGRAVAPELSPRWMAIGQSQGGHAALFTAHEATRYAPELDYRGAVTTGAPSNLESAFAVGGPWIPPLGLDGLTVFTTYILAGMRATMPQVDVDGYLTPRGRELVDAAETLCYDDQTEAVQGVSVGELLTRSLGEPAMHAALTQYLGVPTGGYDRPLFIAQGLLDTVVPAPLSFKLIADLRLAGVDATYMTYPTNHDGTMAASLPDSTPFVRARL from the coding sequence ATGCGTCGAACTACCGTCGGAATGTGGGGCCGCGCGACGGCGGTGATGACCGCGCTGGCGCTGACCGTGCTGGTTCCCGCCACGGCGTCGGCGGGCGCGGCGCCGGCCGACGCCGCCGGCGCGGTGCAATCGGTGGAGGCGCTACCTCCCGAGTTGGGGTTGCCCGGAACGGCACGGCAGTACCGGGTCACGTATTCGACGCGGGACGCCGCCGGCCGGCCCGCGTCGAGTACGGGCGTGGTGTTCGTGCCACAAGGCACGCCACCGGAGGGCGGCTGGCCGGTGGTCTCGTGGGCGCACGGCACCGTGGGACTCGGGGACGCGTGCGCGCCCTCGGCCAATGCCCGCAGCGTGCGGGACGCGAACTACCTGGGGCACTGGCTGTCCCAGGGGTATGCCATCGTCGCGACCGACTACATCGGGCTCGGCACTCCCGGTGTGCATCCGTACCTCGAGGGTGCGTCCGAGGCGACCGCGGTGATCGACATGGTGCGTGCGGGACGTGCGGTGGCGCCGGAGCTGTCGCCGCGCTGGATGGCGATCGGTCAGTCGCAGGGCGGGCACGCGGCGCTGTTCACCGCCCACGAGGCGACGCGGTACGCGCCCGAACTCGACTACCGCGGCGCGGTCACCACCGGGGCACCGTCGAACCTCGAGTCGGCGTTCGCGGTCGGCGGACCATGGATTCCCCCACTCGGGCTCGACGGGCTCACGGTCTTCACGACGTACATCCTGGCGGGCATGCGGGCGACGATGCCCCAGGTCGACGTCGACGGCTATCTCACCCCGCGCGGCCGGGAACTCGTCGACGCGGCCGAGACGCTGTGTTACGACGACCAGACCGAGGCGGTGCAGGGGGTGTCCGTCGGGGAACTGCTCACCCGCTCGCTCGGAGAGCCGGCGATGCACGCGGCGCTCACGCAGTACCTCGGCGTGCCCACCGGTGGGTACGACCGACCGCTGTTCATCGCGCAGGGGTTGCTCGACACCGTGGTGCCGGCACCGTTGTCGTTCAAGCTGATCGCCGACCTGCGCCTGGCCGGGGTCGACGCCACCTACATGACGTACCCGACCAACCACGACGGCACCATGGCCGCGTCGTTGCCGGACTCGACCCCGTTCGTGCGGGCACGGCTCTGA
- a CDS encoding single-stranded DNA-binding protein, whose amino-acid sequence MYPVKRETASGEEVMSFRMASNVRRRDRESGEWVDGGTLYLTVSCWRRLVQGVGASLMKGDPIIAHGELRTNEYRTRDGEPRTDLEMRASAVGPDLARCTARLDRSGRGRATTEPDSADAPDAETPDEDGAVAEDVAVLAG is encoded by the coding sequence ATGTATCCGGTCAAGCGGGAGACCGCGTCCGGGGAGGAGGTCATGAGTTTCCGGATGGCCAGCAACGTCCGCCGCCGCGACCGCGAGTCGGGTGAGTGGGTCGACGGCGGAACGCTGTACCTGACGGTGAGCTGCTGGCGTCGGCTGGTGCAGGGGGTGGGCGCGTCGCTGATGAAGGGCGACCCGATCATCGCGCACGGCGAGCTGCGCACCAACGAATACCGCACCCGGGACGGGGAACCGCGCACCGACCTGGAGATGCGGGCCAGCGCGGTCGGACCCGACCTGGCGCGCTGCACCGCCCGGCTCGATCGGTCGGGGCGGGGACGGGCGACGACCGAACCCGACAGCGCGGACGCACCCGACGCCGAGACCCCGGACGAGGACGGGGCGGTGGCGGAGGACGTCGCGGTGCTCGCCGGCTGA
- a CDS encoding replication protein — MPNHTPTSGIRRGPRLTAHFTTISNAVMNDDRLSFRARGVLMWLLSKPTDWRTRSVAIAAQSPREGREAIRTAMRELEEFGYLVRERVRDGETGQFAIVQIIHEVPADTEPSPAPEPRNPGSGNPTAGILGATERTDRARIETNHPPRPTTKPLTSPTHRAPRRTGVVVSKHSNGQLDALAAACRDRGLTASWTALKPEQCQMIEALLETHGAAALADAARAAHRPHNPTLYAQGWIGAWSTLPLPRPATTARPACGACVNGWIEDPDDLYGKKPAVRCACRSTEAVAA, encoded by the coding sequence GTGCCCAATCATACCCCTACCAGCGGAATTAGGCGAGGCCCCCGCCTGACCGCCCACTTCACGACGATCAGCAACGCCGTCATGAACGACGACCGCTTAAGCTTCCGCGCTCGCGGCGTCTTGATGTGGCTGCTGTCCAAGCCGACCGACTGGCGCACCCGGTCCGTCGCGATCGCGGCGCAGTCCCCGCGTGAGGGACGCGAGGCGATCCGCACTGCGATGCGGGAACTCGAAGAGTTTGGGTACCTAGTGCGCGAGCGCGTCCGTGACGGAGAGACTGGCCAGTTCGCGATCGTCCAGATCATCCACGAGGTTCCCGCCGACACCGAGCCCTCCCCTGCTCCGGAGCCCAGGAATCCGGGCTCCGGGAACCCGACCGCCGGGATTCTGGGCGCTACAGAAAGAACTGATCGAGCAAGAATTGAAACCAACCACCCACCGCGCCCCACGACGAAGCCGCTGACGTCGCCGACGCACCGAGCACCGCGGCGAACGGGTGTCGTGGTGTCGAAGCACTCGAACGGGCAACTCGACGCTCTCGCGGCCGCGTGCCGTGACCGCGGCCTGACGGCCAGCTGGACCGCGCTGAAGCCCGAGCAGTGCCAGATGATCGAGGCCTTGCTCGAAACCCACGGCGCCGCCGCCCTCGCCGACGCTGCACGCGCGGCGCACCGCCCCCACAATCCGACGCTGTACGCCCAGGGCTGGATCGGGGCCTGGTCGACGCTGCCACTGCCCCGCCCCGCCACGACTGCACGGCCGGCATGCGGCGCATGCGTCAACGGCTGGATCGAGGACCCCGACGACCTGTACGGAAAGAAGCCCGCGGTCCGCTGCGCCTGCCGCTCCACCGAGGCGGTGGCGGCATGA
- a CDS encoding DUF2637 domain-containing protein, whose translation MTRFRFDAVATYVIAILAFALSYANLADLAARAGYGTVMAHAWPLVVDGLAVVATSAVMRLRGGRAYAWILLGASTIVSVVAGGAAHLLPAGPLPGWAGAAVAVIPPLCLLVAPHLAVQLHRDAVAATDADALDAATRDANATDAPGAPDDEPTREPEPDTDAPVVTLVAVPDPAPVSDAPTDQERRTTAQADALRTATASDADAPATTGDAARESNDTKWPRAVHLLVTRPDMSQRAVAADVGMSDAALRRRIGPGGRDALVAAHRGAADALAG comes from the coding sequence GTGACCCGCTTCCGTTTCGACGCCGTCGCGACATACGTGATTGCGATCCTCGCTTTCGCCCTGTCGTACGCCAACCTCGCCGACCTCGCCGCACGGGCCGGGTACGGCACCGTCATGGCCCACGCGTGGCCGCTCGTCGTCGACGGCCTCGCGGTCGTCGCGACCTCTGCGGTGATGCGGCTGCGCGGCGGCCGCGCCTACGCGTGGATCCTGCTCGGCGCATCCACCATCGTGTCCGTCGTCGCGGGCGGCGCGGCGCACCTGTTGCCGGCGGGCCCACTCCCCGGGTGGGCGGGCGCGGCCGTCGCAGTCATACCGCCGCTGTGCCTACTCGTCGCGCCGCATCTCGCCGTGCAGCTCCACCGCGACGCAGTCGCCGCCACGGACGCCGACGCACTCGACGCGGCGACGCGCGACGCAAACGCCACCGACGCGCCCGGCGCACCCGACGACGAGCCGACGCGGGAGCCTGAGCCCGACACCGACGCGCCGGTCGTCACGCTCGTCGCCGTGCCCGACCCGGCTCCTGTCTCCGACGCACCCACTGACCAGGAGCGACGCACCACCGCGCAGGCCGACGCACTGCGCACCGCCACGGCGTCGGATGCCGACGCACCTGCGACCACGGGCGACGCGGCGCGTGAGTCGAACGACACGAAGTGGCCCCGTGCGGTGCATCTGCTCGTGACGCGCCCGGACATGTCGCAGCGCGCCGTCGCGGCCGACGTCGGCATGTCCGACGCAGCACTGCGACGACGCATCGGGCCCGGCGGGCGCGACGCACTCGTGGCAGCGCACCGCGGCGCGGCCGACGCGCTCGCCGGGTAA